The following proteins are encoded in a genomic region of Methanoculleus bourgensis MS2:
- a CDS encoding sialidase family protein, which yields MMKRILPLVVLFVLVAMVPAAVAAETPVGTDFPERVPVDVLLTEIPEEELSDSILSFGGGDFTGNWTQVYAGDGWPGPDHSSVVLPDGSIVVMGGWRQTFDSWTNDVWRSTDNGTTWTLMTDNAEWKRRMGHSSVALPDGSIVLMGGWSYGYDSDVWRSMDNGATWTLMTNNPGWGGRYSHASVALPDGSIVLMGGSTSGDNKDDVWRSTDKGATWTRMNASAGWSARYEPSAVALPDGSIVLMGGREGSDEKNDVWRSTDNGVTWTQMTTGAEWSPRWDHSSVVLPDGSIMLTGGYSSGRKNDVWRSTDNGATWTQVTASAEWSPREGHSSVVLPGGSIVVIGGFDGGSANDIWRSADNGTTWSLVYQGAGWRGRYGHSSVALPDGSIVLMGGLSGGSKNDVWRSTDRGTTWTLMTASAEWSPRYRHSSVALPDGSIVLMNGYSGCNDVWRSTDNGKTWTQVTAHSGLEWGHSSVALPDGSIVLMGGYCSNEVHRSTDKGATWKQINASSGWSATIWPQQRCTSRRQHRTDGGAERRLQERRVAVDGQRCDMDPGGRGCRVVGTT from the coding sequence ATGATGAAGCGGATACTCCCTCTCGTGGTTCTTTTTGTACTGGTAGCGATGGTGCCGGCGGCGGTGGCGGCGGAAACACCGGTGGGCACAGACTTCCCGGAGCGGGTTCCGGTCGATGTTCTGCTTACGGAGATCCCGGAAGAAGAACTCTCTGACTCGATACTGTCTTTCGGTGGCGGAGATTTTACCGGAAATTGGACGCAGGTCTATGCAGGCGACGGATGGCCGGGCCCCGATCACAGTAGCGTCGTGTTGCCCGACGGCAGCATCGTGGTGATGGGTGGTTGGAGGCAGACCTTCGACAGCTGGACGAATGATGTCTGGCGATCGACGGATAACGGCACAACGTGGACGTTGATGACCGACAATGCCGAGTGGAAGAGACGAATGGGCCACAGCAGCGTTGCTCTTCCCGACGGCAGCATCGTGCTGATGGGCGGGTGGAGCTACGGCTATGATAGTGACGTGTGGCGATCGATGGATAACGGCGCAACGTGGACACTGATGACCAACAATCCCGGGTGGGGGGGACGATATAGTCACGCCAGCGTCGCGCTCCCCGATGGCAGCATCGTGCTGATGGGCGGTTCTACCAGCGGCGACAATAAAGACGATGTCTGGCGATCGACGGACAAAGGCGCAACGTGGACGCGAATGAACGCAAGTGCCGGATGGTCGGCACGGTACGAGCCCAGCGCCGTGGCACTCCCCGATGGCAGCATCGTACTGATGGGAGGTCGGGAAGGAAGTGACGAGAAGAATGATGTGTGGCGATCGACGGATAACGGCGTAACATGGACGCAGATGACCACAGGCGCCGAATGGTCCCCACGATGGGACCACAGCAGCGTTGTGCTTCCTGACGGCAGCATTATGCTGACAGGCGGTTATAGCAGCGGCAGAAAGAATGATGTGTGGCGATCGACAGATAACGGCGCAACGTGGACGCAGGTGACCGCGAGCGCAGAATGGTCGCCACGAGAGGGTCACAGCAGTGTTGTGCTTCCTGGCGGCAGCATCGTGGTGATAGGTGGCTTTGACGGCGGTTCTGCAAATGATATCTGGCGATCGGCGGACAACGGCACAACTTGGTCGCTGGTATATCAGGGTGCCGGATGGAGGGGACGATATGGTCATAGCAGTGTTGCGCTCCCCGATGGCAGTATCGTACTGATGGGGGGGCTGAGCGGCGGCTCCAAGAACGACGTCTGGCGATCGACAGATAGAGGCACAACATGGACGTTGATGACCGCGAGCGCTGAATGGTCGCCACGATATAGACACAGTAGCGTTGCACTTCCCGACGGCAGTATCGTGCTGATGAATGGATATAGTGGATGTAATGACGTGTGGCGATCGACGGACAACGGTAAAACCTGGACTCAGGTGACTGCGCATAGTGGCCTTGAGTGGGGCCACAGCAGTGTCGCGCTTCCCGACGGCAGCATCGTACTGATGGGCGGTTACTGTTCCAATGAAGTTCATCGTTCGACGGACAAAGGAGCAACATGGAAGCAGATAAACGCGAGTTCCGGGTGGTCCGCCACGATATGGCCACAGCAGCGTTGCACTTCCCGACGGCAGCATCGTACTGATGGGGGGGCGGAGCGGCGGCTCCAAGAACGACGTGTGGCGGTCGACGGACAACGGTGCGACATGGACCCAGGTGGCCGCGGATGCAGGGTGGTCGGCACGACATGA